One region of Niallia sp. Man26 genomic DNA includes:
- a CDS encoding PP2C family protein-serine/threonine phosphatase, protein MDFREMMDSKYRDLLVSYIKDESEQALYQGQKFSRKSIEHKISPEDIISLHKYLMMDLYPDLPEHVTRSFDILLEVMMGYGLAYREHQSLRHVQQEIRSEMEIASNVQQTLLRTEIPDVESIDIGAISVPAKMMNGDYHHFVQDEDKFINIAIADVIGKGIPAALCMSMIKYAMDSLPENRNFPSKVLENLNRVVEQNVDPSMFITMFYGAYEMQTHIFHYASAGHEPGFFFEAKTGEFSDLEAKGLLLGVDKQAKYKQFEKEVNIGDMIILMSDGVTECRTEEGFIEKETLIGYIKKHIHLKAQEIVNNVYEELVKIQDFQLRDDFTLIIFKREV, encoded by the coding sequence ATGGATTTCCGTGAAATGATGGATTCTAAGTATCGAGATCTTCTTGTCAGTTACATCAAAGACGAATCTGAGCAAGCCCTCTATCAAGGGCAGAAGTTCAGCAGGAAATCGATTGAACATAAAATATCACCAGAGGATATCATAAGCCTACATAAATACTTAATGATGGATTTATATCCAGATTTACCGGAGCATGTAACAAGGTCTTTTGATATATTGCTCGAGGTTATGATGGGTTACGGTCTTGCGTACAGAGAGCATCAGAGCCTCCGCCATGTGCAGCAGGAGATTAGAAGTGAGATGGAGATTGCTTCTAATGTTCAGCAAACCTTGCTGCGTACAGAGATTCCTGATGTGGAAAGTATTGATATTGGTGCAATAAGTGTTCCTGCTAAAATGATGAATGGTGATTATCACCATTTTGTACAGGATGAAGATAAGTTTATCAATATTGCCATAGCTGATGTTATCGGCAAAGGGATACCTGCCGCTCTTTGTATGTCCATGATTAAGTATGCGATGGACAGTCTGCCGGAAAACCGCAACTTTCCAAGTAAGGTTCTGGAAAACTTGAACCGAGTAGTTGAACAAAATGTTGATCCAAGCATGTTTATAACAATGTTCTATGGCGCTTATGAAATGCAAACACATATTTTTCATTATGCTTCTGCCGGTCATGAACCAGGATTTTTCTTTGAAGCAAAAACCGGTGAGTTCAGCGATTTGGAGGCAAAAGGGCTCCTGTTAGGTGTAGATAAACAAGCTAAATATAAACAGTTTGAAAAAGAAGTGAATATTGGCGATATGATTATCCTGATGTCAGACGGCGTGACTGAGTGCAGGACAGAAGAAGGTTTTATCGAAAAGGAAACTTTAATCGGTTACATAAAAAAACATATTCACTTGAAAGCACAGGAAATAGTTAACAATGTCTATGAAGAGCTAGTGAAAATACAGGATTTTCAACTAAGAGATGATTTCACTTTAATTATTTTTAAAAGAGAAGTTTAA
- a CDS encoding CopG family ribbon-helix-helix protein — MSESSATTEIMIKLPKHLLSELDGFVKQENVNRSEFIYQATKMYLRERKKRHIRESMRRGYMEMAKLNLSIASESFLAEYEAEHTVERLVSGG; from the coding sequence GTGTCTGAATCCAGCGCAACGACAGAGATCATGATAAAATTACCAAAGCATTTATTATCTGAATTGGACGGCTTCGTAAAGCAAGAAAATGTGAATCGTAGTGAATTTATTTATCAAGCAACGAAAATGTACCTTCGTGAACGGAAAAAGAGACATATCCGGGAATCAATGAGAAGAGGCTACATGGAAATGGCAAAATTAAATTTATCCATTGCATCGGAAAGCTTTCTAGCAGAATATGAGGCAGAGCATACAGTAGAACGTCTAGTTAGCGGAGGATAA
- a CDS encoding rhomboid family intramembrane serine protease has translation MFTRRESFKEYLTYYPIVSLILFINLLVYLSTVLPVFPNQLIMTNMVGVNLYIIQGDWWRLITPIFLHTSFSHFLFNCFSIFLFGPALERILGKFKFIAIYLLTGILANLATLVTEPLTFSHLGASGSIFGLFGYYIALIVFRKDIISRNNSQVIGTIAALSLIMTFLQPNINIAAHLFGFFFGMAAGSLIEAKGRKIFSSYKEEFLELKGRVRSNRKPPARTLTIWTIIILLALIGLFR, from the coding sequence TTGTTTACAAGAAGAGAAAGCTTTAAAGAGTATTTAACTTACTATCCTATTGTTTCTCTCATTCTGTTCATTAACTTGTTGGTTTACTTATCAACTGTACTGCCTGTTTTTCCAAACCAGCTTATCATGACGAACATGGTTGGCGTCAATCTCTATATTATCCAAGGAGACTGGTGGAGACTGATCACACCGATTTTCCTGCATACGAGCTTTTCCCATTTCCTGTTCAATTGCTTCAGCATCTTTTTATTTGGACCTGCATTAGAAAGAATACTTGGTAAATTTAAATTTATTGCTATTTACTTGTTAACTGGCATATTAGCAAATCTCGCCACCCTTGTGACAGAACCGCTCACCTTTTCACATCTCGGTGCAAGCGGCAGCATTTTTGGTCTATTCGGCTACTATATCGCTTTAATTGTATTCCGCAAAGATATTATATCAAGGAATAATTCACAAGTAATTGGCACGATTGCGGCATTAAGCTTAATCATGACGTTCCTCCAACCCAATATTAATATTGCTGCACATCTATTCGGCTTTTTCTTTGGAATGGCAGCCGGGAGCCTTATTGAAGCGAAAGGCAGAAAAATCTTCTCTTCGTATAAAGAAGAGTTTTTAGAACTCAAAGGAAGAGTTCGCTCAAACAGAAAACCGCCAGCGCGAACGCTGACGATTTGGACAATTATTATTTTGCTTGCATTAATCGGTCTGTTTCGCTGA
- the rsbW gene encoding anti-sigma B factor RsbW — protein sequence MSQHFEYIEMKIPSKPEYVGIIRLTLSGIASRMGFNYDEIEDLKIATSEACTNAVQHAYKNKESGEVLIGFRLYNDRLEVIVADNGKSFDFDSTTKDIGPYDQDESIEFLREGGLGLYLIETLMDEVKIHHNEGVTVLMTKYLEGEQVESDAETIST from the coding sequence ATGAGCCAGCATTTTGAATACATTGAAATGAAAATCCCTTCAAAACCAGAGTATGTAGGTATCATTCGGTTAACCCTTTCCGGAATTGCGAGCAGAATGGGATTTAATTACGATGAGATTGAGGACTTGAAAATTGCCACAAGTGAAGCATGTACAAATGCTGTTCAGCATGCTTATAAAAATAAAGAGTCAGGGGAAGTGCTGATTGGGTTTCGACTTTATAATGACCGTCTAGAGGTTATTGTTGCTGATAATGGAAAAAGCTTTGATTTTGACAGCACAACAAAAGATATCGGACCATACGATCAGGATGAATCTATTGAGTTCCTTCGAGAAGGAGGCCTTGGACTCTATCTGATTGAAACACTAATGGATGAAGTTAAAATTCATCACAATGAAGGTGTTACGGTCTTGATGACGAAATACCTTGAGGGAGAGCAGGTGGAGAGTGATGCCGAGACAATCTCAACCTAA
- a CDS encoding STAS domain-containing protein, with translation MRIPILKLHDCLLVSIQWELDDQTALQFQEDLLNKIHETSANGVVIDLTSIDFIDSFIAKVLGDVIGMSKLMGAKVVLTGIQPAVAITLVELGISLNDVLTALDLEKGLEKLQQELGD, from the coding sequence GTGAGAATACCAATATTAAAGCTGCATGATTGTTTGCTTGTTTCTATCCAGTGGGAGTTGGATGACCAGACAGCCCTCCAGTTTCAGGAGGATTTGCTGAATAAAATCCATGAAACAAGTGCAAATGGTGTCGTAATCGATTTAACTTCTATTGATTTTATCGATTCATTTATAGCGAAGGTGCTGGGCGACGTTATTGGCATGTCCAAATTGATGGGTGCCAAGGTTGTGTTGACAGGCATTCAACCTGCTGTTGCAATTACGTTAGTAGAACTTGGGATCAGCTTGAATGATGTGTTGACCGCCCTAGATCTAGAAAAAGGTTTGGAGAAATTACAACAGGAATTGGGGGATTGA
- a CDS encoding anti-sigma factor antagonist gives MNIVIDVNEKELDVDIKVAGEIDAYTAPKLKETIYSFSEKEGVRMTIDLSDVNYMDSTGLGVFVGVFKNVRSNDGEFKLIGLSERLIRLFEITGLADIIDINSKIEGGIK, from the coding sequence ATGAATATTGTGATAGATGTAAACGAAAAAGAGTTAGATGTTGATATTAAGGTGGCTGGTGAAATTGACGCATATACAGCACCGAAATTAAAAGAAACAATTTATTCCTTCTCTGAAAAAGAGGGTGTAAGGATGACTATAGACTTATCAGATGTAAATTATATGGACAGCACAGGTCTTGGAGTATTTGTTGGCGTCTTTAAAAATGTACGTTCAAACGATGGAGAATTTAAGCTTATCGGCTTATCTGAACGCCTAATCAGGCTGTTTGAAATAACAGGTTTAGCAGATATTATCGACATTAACAGTAAGATTGAAGGTGGGATTAAATGA
- a CDS encoding STAS domain-containing protein, translated as MKKEIIDFLKSNHKEIHSDWLNKMEENRDKLTIRITSDHDYYMMGEEFINLLLVDSLGNKVFNDKLPAFIEKAVSYNWPLRFLVQGIQVLEQVVLEHLEKSESSHNKAYEQVSLLNAWVHPLCQRIVEVYSETWERTFSLQKIALQELSAPLIPVFDGITIMPLVGTIDTQRAKHIMENLLQGVVKHRSEVVLIDITGVPVVDTMVAHHIIQAVQAVRLVGAKSMIVGIRPEIAQTIVNLGIKLDQFETKNTLKKGMEKALEYTNRKLVEIGE; from the coding sequence TTGAAAAAAGAAATAATAGATTTTTTGAAATCTAATCATAAAGAAATCCATTCTGACTGGCTCAACAAGATGGAAGAAAATAGGGATAAACTGACTATCAGAATCACCTCTGATCATGATTATTACATGATGGGCGAGGAATTTATTAACCTGCTCCTTGTGGATTCATTAGGTAATAAAGTGTTTAATGATAAGCTGCCTGCTTTTATAGAAAAGGCTGTCAGCTATAATTGGCCTCTCCGGTTCTTGGTGCAGGGAATACAGGTGCTTGAGCAGGTGGTGTTGGAACATCTGGAGAAATCTGAGTCGAGTCATAATAAGGCCTATGAGCAAGTCAGCCTCTTAAATGCTTGGGTTCATCCACTGTGCCAAAGGATTGTAGAAGTATACTCCGAAACATGGGAAAGGACTTTCTCCTTGCAAAAGATTGCGCTGCAGGAACTGTCAGCTCCTTTAATTCCAGTTTTTGATGGAATTACAATAATGCCGCTTGTTGGTACAATAGATACACAGCGTGCAAAGCATATAATGGAAAATCTGCTCCAGGGTGTAGTTAAGCACCGATCAGAAGTTGTGCTGATTGATATAACAGGTGTTCCTGTTGTTGATACGATGGTTGCCCACCATATCATTCAAGCAGTTCAAGCCGTTCGGCTGGTAGGAGCAAAAAGCATGATTGTCGGAATTAGGCCGGAGATTGCACAAACCATTGTTAATCTTGGAATTAAATTAGATCAGTTTGAAACGAAAAATACATTAAAAAAAGGCATGGAAAAAGCTTTAGAATATACAAACAGAAAGTTGGTTGAAATTGGTGAATAA
- the acpS gene encoding holo-ACP synthase translates to MIKGIGIDIVELKRIAELLERKPQFADRILTAYEKERFDKLLLKRKIEFLAGRFAAKEAFSKAVGTGIGKGLSFIDIEVGQTEQGKPYIVRPYSDGVHLSITHSSEYAFAQVVIEE, encoded by the coding sequence ATGATAAAGGGAATTGGAATCGATATTGTAGAACTTAAGAGAATAGCTGAGCTGCTAGAGCGTAAACCGCAATTTGCGGACAGAATTTTGACAGCATATGAAAAGGAAAGATTTGATAAACTGCTATTAAAAAGAAAAATAGAGTTTCTAGCAGGCAGATTTGCAGCAAAGGAAGCATTCTCAAAAGCTGTTGGAACAGGTATTGGCAAAGGGCTCAGCTTTATAGATATAGAAGTTGGGCAAACCGAGCAAGGTAAGCCGTATATAGTCAGGCCTTATTCAGATGGAGTTCATTTATCCATCACCCATAGCAGCGAGTATGCGTTCGCCCAGGTAGTAATAGAGGAATAA
- the alr gene encoding alanine racemase, with protein MLENTFFRDTWAEINLDYIEENVKNMRSRMKQDSKLFAVVKANGYGHGAEEVARAALHAGADYLAVAFLDEALSLRKKGIAAPILVLGASRPADALIAAQQNISLTVFDIQWLEEAAIQLQGSDINIHVKVDSGMGRLGLRTEREVKEIEEFLSRHTEFILEGIYTHFATADERDSDYLNKQSQKFAEILASFTAKPPIVHCSNSAAGLLHPELAFNGIRLGISMYGLSPSMEIEELLPFKLKEAFSLHTKIVQVKKLQKGDKVSYGATYEAKEDEWIGTLPIGYADGWLRKLHGQEVLVDGRRVPIVGRICMDQCMIKLPFQMEVGTKVTLIGIQQEQAISINEIAKKLDTINYEVTCTIASRVPRIYIKDKAQRNIVNPLLN; from the coding sequence ATGCTAGAAAATACATTTTTTCGGGATACTTGGGCAGAAATAAATTTAGATTATATAGAAGAAAATGTGAAAAACATGAGAAGCAGGATGAAGCAAGACAGCAAACTTTTTGCAGTAGTGAAAGCGAATGGTTATGGTCACGGAGCTGAAGAGGTTGCTCGTGCTGCACTTCATGCAGGAGCAGATTATTTAGCGGTAGCTTTTTTAGATGAGGCTCTTTCACTACGGAAAAAGGGCATTGCTGCACCGATATTGGTATTAGGAGCAAGCAGACCTGCTGATGCCTTAATAGCAGCACAGCAAAACATCTCCTTGACCGTTTTTGATATACAATGGTTAGAAGAAGCTGCGATTCAACTGCAAGGCAGTGATATTAACATTCATGTAAAAGTCGATTCAGGCATGGGAAGATTAGGGCTAAGAACGGAAAGGGAAGTTAAGGAAATTGAGGAATTTCTTTCTCGGCATACAGAGTTTATTTTAGAAGGAATTTATACCCATTTTGCAACAGCAGATGAGCGTGATTCCGATTACTTAAACAAGCAGTCACAAAAATTCGCAGAAATATTAGCTAGCTTTACAGCTAAGCCTCCGATTGTACATTGCAGCAATAGTGCTGCAGGACTTCTTCATCCTGAACTGGCGTTCAATGGAATCAGGCTGGGGATTTCCATGTACGGCTTGTCTCCTTCAATGGAAATTGAAGAATTGCTGCCATTTAAGCTTAAAGAAGCTTTCTCGCTTCACACAAAAATTGTCCAAGTGAAAAAGCTTCAAAAGGGTGATAAAGTAAGTTATGGTGCCACATATGAGGCGAAGGAAGATGAGTGGATTGGGACATTGCCGATAGGTTATGCAGATGGGTGGCTCAGAAAGCTGCATGGCCAAGAGGTTCTTGTTGATGGCAGAAGAGTTCCGATTGTAGGCAGGATATGCATGGACCAATGTATGATTAAACTTCCCTTTCAAATGGAGGTTGGAACAAAGGTTACATTGATTGGAATTCAGCAAGAGCAAGCGATTTCTATTAATGAAATTGCCAAAAAACTGGACACGATAAATTATGAAGTGACCTGCACCATTGCTAGCAGAGTGCCGAGAATATATATAAAAGACAAAGCACAGCGAAATATCGTTAATCCGCTCCTAAATTAA
- the ndoA gene encoding type II toxin-antitoxin system endoribonuclease NdoA encodes MIVKRGDVYFADLSPVVGSEQGGVRPVLVIQNDIGNRFSPTVIIAAITAQIQKAKLPTHVEIDAKRYGFERDSVILLEQIRTIDKQRLTDKITHLDDEMMEKVDEALQISLGLIEF; translated from the coding sequence TTGATTGTCAAACGTGGTGACGTTTATTTTGCAGACCTATCCCCAGTTGTTGGCTCAGAGCAAGGCGGTGTCCGTCCTGTACTTGTCATTCAAAACGACATCGGGAATCGGTTCAGTCCCACAGTCATTATTGCAGCAATTACGGCTCAAATTCAGAAGGCTAAATTGCCGACTCATGTGGAAATTGACGCGAAGCGCTATGGTTTTGAGAGAGATTCAGTAATTCTTTTGGAACAAATTCGCACGATAGATAAACAGAGGTTAACGGACAAAATTACCCATCTTGATGATGAAATGATGGAAAAAGTAGATGAAGCTCTGCAAATAAGCTTGGGTCTCATTGAATTTTGA
- the sigB gene encoding RNA polymerase sigma factor SigB, protein MPRQSQPKRQLTKEEVNELIKKFQLNQDEEAQNILVMNYRDLVEVLARKYSKGKMFHEDISQVGIIGLLGAIRRYDESFGKSFEAFAVPTIIGEIKRFLRDKTWSVHVPRRIKEIGPKIKKTVEHLTTELQRSPKVDEIADYLEVSEEEVLEAMEMGKSYQALSVDHSIEADSEGGTVTLLDIVGDVDKGFERVNQKLVLEKVLHVLSEREKSIIQYTYLDNMSQKEAGDKLGISQMHVSRLQRRAIKKLQEAIHAESSNSEFIL, encoded by the coding sequence ATGCCGAGACAATCTCAACCTAAGCGCCAATTAACAAAAGAAGAAGTAAATGAGCTAATAAAAAAATTCCAGCTAAATCAAGATGAGGAAGCCCAGAATATACTTGTGATGAATTATCGGGATTTAGTAGAAGTGCTGGCAAGAAAGTACTCTAAAGGAAAAATGTTTCATGAGGATATCAGCCAGGTAGGCATAATCGGGCTGCTCGGAGCTATTCGCAGATATGACGAAAGTTTTGGGAAAAGCTTTGAAGCATTTGCTGTGCCGACTATTATAGGTGAGATAAAAAGATTCTTACGAGACAAGACGTGGAGTGTCCATGTTCCTAGAAGAATAAAAGAGATTGGTCCGAAAATAAAGAAAACAGTAGAGCATTTAACAACTGAATTACAAAGATCACCAAAAGTTGATGAAATTGCTGACTATCTAGAAGTCTCTGAAGAGGAAGTGCTTGAGGCAATGGAGATGGGTAAAAGCTACCAAGCTTTATCTGTTGACCATTCCATCGAGGCAGACTCTGAGGGCGGTACAGTAACCTTGCTTGATATTGTAGGGGATGTAGATAAAGGCTTTGAGCGTGTCAATCAAAAGCTTGTGCTTGAAAAAGTGCTGCATGTATTGAGTGAGAGGGAAAAGAGTATCATTCAATATACATACCTGGATAATATGAGCCAGAAGGAAGCTGGTGACAAGCTCGGAATTTCCCAAATGCATGTCTCCAGACTGCAAAGAAGGGCGATTAAAAAACTCCAGGAAGCGATTCATGCTGAATCCAGCAATTCGGAGTTTATTCTATGA
- a CDS encoding PP2C family serine/threonine-protein phosphatase, which translates to MTAIADSNIQVLAHQTNKQGKTLCGDSYFFLSTEEYFICVLADGLGSGEFANESSQAVADVIEGNHTADVEELMELANKALLKKRGAAVSVFKVDYESKSIKYSCVGNIRFFLYTSGGKLTYPLPVTGYLSGRPQVYHTQIFSYEANSKFLVHSDGYNIQGVKDLLKGYHPLRNIADTIAKKYNNSDDDSTFILGSLL; encoded by the coding sequence ATGACTGCTATAGCTGACTCCAACATTCAAGTTTTAGCACATCAGACGAACAAGCAAGGTAAAACATTATGTGGTGACAGCTATTTTTTTCTATCGACAGAAGAATACTTTATCTGTGTGCTTGCAGATGGCCTGGGGAGTGGAGAGTTTGCCAATGAATCATCCCAAGCGGTAGCAGACGTAATTGAAGGTAATCACACTGCAGACGTGGAAGAATTGATGGAGTTGGCAAACAAGGCTCTTCTTAAGAAAAGAGGTGCCGCTGTTAGTGTTTTCAAAGTGGATTATGAATCGAAAAGCATTAAGTACAGCTGTGTCGGAAATATCCGGTTTTTCTTGTACACTTCCGGCGGAAAACTCACCTACCCGCTTCCTGTAACAGGTTATCTGTCAGGAAGACCACAAGTTTATCATACTCAAATTTTTTCATATGAAGCTAATTCGAAGTTCCTTGTCCATTCAGACGGCTATAATATTCAAGGAGTGAAGGATTTACTGAAGGGCTATCACCCATTGCGTAATATTGCCGATACAATCGCCAAAAAATATAATAATTCAGATGATGATTCTACCTTTATTTTAGGAAGCTTGCTTTAA
- a CDS encoding outer membrane lipoprotein carrier protein LolA produces the protein MNKKLWLLFVGLAVMVMLTACGTKSKEDVLKDLDEKVATKGYKADAEMTLQMGTEPQTYDVQIWHKDPTYYRVNLKNAKKDQSQMILRNDEGVYVLTPALNKSFKFQSDWPENSSQAYLYESLVKDIEEDKDAKFSSTDKYYVFETKTRYQNNKMLPTQEITLNKKDLSPVSVKVKDTDGKALVTVKFSNVKFDVNFDKADFDLQKSMTAAKLAVPVMAEVDEDESFSVKYPETLLGASLVEEKKVATEDGERVVLTYDGQKSYTIIQEKAEVAPATAGPINMTGNPVDLGFAIGAVSGNKISWTYEGVDYVIASTELSEDEMAEIARSVQGEAIK, from the coding sequence ATGAACAAGAAATTATGGTTGCTTTTCGTAGGGCTAGCGGTCATGGTAATGTTAACTGCCTGTGGAACAAAATCCAAGGAGGATGTACTTAAAGATTTGGATGAAAAGGTTGCTACAAAAGGCTATAAAGCCGATGCAGAAATGACATTGCAAATGGGCACTGAGCCGCAAACCTATGATGTTCAAATCTGGCATAAAGATCCTACGTATTACAGGGTGAATTTAAAGAATGCGAAAAAGGACCAAAGCCAGATGATCCTCAGAAATGATGAGGGTGTTTATGTACTGACACCAGCATTGAACAAAAGCTTTAAGTTTCAAAGCGATTGGCCAGAAAACAGCAGCCAAGCGTATCTATATGAGTCTTTAGTTAAGGACATCGAGGAAGACAAGGATGCGAAATTCTCCTCTACAGATAAATATTATGTATTTGAAACAAAAACTAGATACCAAAATAATAAGATGCTGCCTACACAGGAAATCACTTTAAACAAAAAAGATTTATCACCTGTGAGTGTTAAGGTGAAGGACACAGACGGCAAAGCACTTGTCACTGTGAAATTCTCTAATGTGAAATTTGATGTGAATTTTGATAAAGCTGACTTTGATTTACAAAAGAGCATGACTGCAGCCAAACTAGCTGTGCCTGTAATGGCTGAAGTGGATGAGGATGAATCATTCTCCGTCAAATATCCGGAAACTTTATTAGGTGCAAGCCTTGTTGAAGAGAAAAAGGTTGCAACTGAAGATGGTGAAAGGGTAGTTCTGACATATGACGGACAGAAATCATACACAATCATTCAAGAAAAAGCAGAAGTAGCCCCTGCGACAGCAGGTCCAATTAATATGACTGGAAATCCTGTCGACTTAGGTTTTGCGATTGGAGCTGTTTCTGGCAATAAGATATCGTGGACATATGAAGGAGTAGACTATGTTATTGCATCTACAGAGCTGTCAGAGGATGAAATGGCAGAGATAGCACGGTCTGTTCAAGGAGAAGCAATTAAATAA
- a CDS encoding anti-sigma regulatory factor, which translates to MGDQSCVKIVNEWDIVAARQLGRNVAKELGFGTVDQARITTAISELARNIYLYAGQGQICISKLSENGKVGLKLSAVDSGPGIKDLRQVMQDGFSTSGGLGAGLPGVKRLMDEFQIETAVGKGTDIQAIKWLR; encoded by the coding sequence ATGGGAGACCAATCCTGCGTAAAGATTGTCAACGAGTGGGACATTGTAGCTGCTCGTCAATTAGGAAGAAATGTAGCAAAAGAGCTAGGGTTCGGTACCGTAGATCAAGCGAGAATAACTACGGCTATTAGTGAGCTAGCTAGAAATATATACTTATATGCTGGCCAAGGCCAAATATGCATCAGCAAGCTTTCCGAGAACGGCAAAGTTGGCTTGAAATTAAGTGCTGTTGACAGCGGTCCAGGTATTAAAGATTTACGCCAGGTCATGCAGGACGGATTTTCAACCTCAGGCGGATTAGGAGCTGGCCTTCCGGGAGTGAAAAGGCTGATGGATGAGTTCCAGATAGAAACAGCAGTAGGAAAGGGTACAGATATCCAAGCAATCAAGTGGCTCAGATAA